A window from Malania oleifera isolate guangnan ecotype guangnan chromosome 7, ASM2987363v1, whole genome shotgun sequence encodes these proteins:
- the LOC131159708 gene encoding probable pectate lyase 4, protein MGNVHGHRKNRYAANVSVPAVPAAPPYIYGSQDPTTAAQIPTPTNPTITMSTQPYAHVDSALRALAAQAEGFGRFAVGGLHGPAYHVTSLADDGPGSLRDGCRRKEPLWIVFGVSGTIHLSSYLNVSSNKTIDGRGQRIKLTGKGLRLKESEHVIICNLEFEGGRGHDVDGIQIKPNSKHIWIDRCSLRDYDDGLIDITRGSTDITISRCHFSQHDKTMLIGADPTHTDDRCIRVTIHHCFFDGTRQRHPRVRFGKVHLYNNYTRNWGIYAVCASVESQIYSQCNIYEAGQKKVAFKYLTEKAADREEARTGFIRSEGDLFITGTQAGLLIEANEDVMFHPSEYYPTWTLEAPSDALKHVLHHCTGWQSVALPADVQLVA, encoded by the exons ATGGGGAACGTCCACGGTCATCGGAAGAACCGGTACGCCGCGAACGTCTCTGTCCCCGCCGTACCAGCTGCTCCTCCCTATATATACGGGTCTCAAGATCCCACTACAGCTGCCCAGATCCCGACTCCCACCAACCCCACCATTACCATGTCCACTCAGCCCTACGCTCACGTCGACTCCGCCTTGAGGGCTCTCGCTGCCCAGGCCGAGGGCTTCGGCCGCTTTGCCGTCGGCGGCCTCCACGGCCCCGCTTATCACGTCACCTCGCTagcag ATGATGGGCCAGGATCACTTCGTGATGGATGTCGTAGGAAAGAACCACTTTGGATTGTCTTTGGAGTTTCTGGAACTATTCATCTCTCGTCTTACCTGAATGTGTCATCTAATAAGACCATCGATGGTCGGGGCCAAAGGATAAAACTCACAGGTAAAGGTTTGAGGCTGAAGGAGTCCGAACATGTAATCATATGCAATCTAGAGTTTGAAGGCGGTAGAGGACATGATGTTGATGGCATCCAAATAAAACCCAATTCAAAACACATATGGATAGATCGTTGCAGCCTTCGTGATTATGATGATGGACTGATAGATATCACCCGAGGAAGCACTGACATTACTATTTCCAG GTGTCACTTTTCACAGCATGATAAGACGATGCTCATAGGAGCAGATCCCACTCACACAGATGACAGATGTATTCGGGTGACCATTCACCATTGTTTTTTCGACGGGACACGGCAGCGACATCCTCGTGTTAGATTTGGCAAGGTGCATTTGTACAACAATTACACCAGAAACTGGGGAATTTATGCTGTTTGTGCCAGTGTTGAATCTCAG ATATACTCCCAATGCAATATTTATGAAGCAGGGCAGAAGAAAGTGGCTTTTAAATACCTCACGGAGAAG GCAGCTGACAGGGAAGAGGCAAGGACTGGCTTCATAAGGTCTGAAGGGGACTTATTCATAACTGGAACTCAAGCAGGTTTATTGATCGAGGCCAACGAAGATGTGATGTTCCATCCCAGCGAATACTACCCCACATGGACTCTGGAAGCTCCATCTGATGCTCTTAAACATGTTCTCCATCATTGCACAGGATGGCAGTCTGTTGCCTTGCCTGCTGATGTGCAATTGGTTGCATAG